The proteins below are encoded in one region of Conger conger chromosome 17, fConCon1.1, whole genome shotgun sequence:
- the LOC133116317 gene encoding matrix-remodeling-associated protein 5-like, whose amino-acid sequence MGCLGTQTMVLMMLAMMVDARPSCPHPCACYQPTEVHCTFRSLLTVPAGIPPHVERMNLGFNTINRITESSLAGLRKLELLMMHGNDLHSIPNGVFRDLMSLQVLKMSYNKLRVITGHTLQGLSGLIRLHLDHNRIELIHPDAFQGLTALRLVQLEGNHLQQLHPSTFSTFSLLQHFRLSTLKHLYLSDNSLTTLPGQMLKSMPQLENLFLYGNPWTCDCRMKWFLDWSTQASGVLKCKKDKAYESGQLCPMCSSPRSLRSKDILDLQDLTCSGPVISSQKETAPEDSESEVLPLEEFKEPFGNVTLSLMDEHGNAVDLECSIREPRESTKISWEHLNLQQIAANISLFLDLECPIDRANYEKLWKLIAYYSEVPVHLQREIMLSKEPKLSYRYKQDIEKDAYYYTGVKANVRSQPAWLMQTSLNLQLNRPQSTGKMVKLILSTHSSQTVETEIMRRQRKKWVMIESNNRTRTGQSVVVGGLSEMDCIVQSSDDASIQWMLPDGSKMPAPYNSADNRVSVSSGGRLVIKAVDHSDAGVYYCIARVRDDVDMLPFRLSVEESSGPPPGGEGGAPLDKRAGESISLPCSSTGTPDAEVNWILPDGNVVNFKANSTRAFVYSNGTLFIPQSQVTDNGYYKCVAMNLHGVDSMASKVTVTRRQGGASRPLRTFPMRPQSASGVSTKVKVEDDEESSGDDDVQEKAPSSRKWLINRRRGQQTNTHGHPFRNSWRRVNGQRKPVKNGSRVGDGRNTVDSRRRVSMSNNKIDPQRWADILAKVRDKNDPKTTTPSSVQASMPTQTEPPLTAAERKSESEENTEGSSTDDTSLQEERLYAITTPQIPVQHVQDHLATEPSYTGEKTNNIYQISPPKTNIESQAVTTSTHTSQSTSGPQDSSYIAADRKTEGEHTESSLRTSTPYSVAFWESNLAVTAPNSPVTTDNNQESESGSDNEPSTIKTSEDDIYQRRIEQTSPSSPVDIGAEGNYFSRITTMLSTSISAPTTTASTKIASTTVASRTETAQETELTHAADDKQKRLQSGQATTARPTTQPTAAGSRDSGVGLQSSSAPSRSRNPWQSRRRSGSKRRPNRIRNRINNSHPFARLPTARPPLPSSPTTERKALPPTVIATVAPSTEIQTSANVNSILIEPTTTDPLMEHQPSSARTSQTPVPLIHSDRADTTPKTETQHNVFSKQKETITTTIQPPQTHIFRSTSSTVQSSESSVDLGPRKGTGEHKTATSAPPPPPLGHEPATPAAVQEEFTSISHPAVKHFEETESENSTDDASSVPSPGRPADNSPVQQGRLPEKDQFKIDNNHKSTDSELMPAERQATPTDPQHAMSSTIPGTLANTQNQVTKTQDSQILQGHTKPSRQKEIEGKMEQLHPLQIPTTEKPLTSTSSSQGPVLTKTTPTTAKPKPAITREYEENKNLATPGKPDFASSEEEVLSASKDNIPDTTTTKVTTKITSSVTTGKRTTTTTTSTTTAALPRLRPNASFPEFNREQPRLPHSPRNPGGNYIPDQHGGRAPSTNQRYPYHPNSRNPFIISRPSLFGYPDRTRPSAVNPTGFSIPIKPGSINNLQTTTSTKPPDTRPPTTLPAARTTTFSTTSSTTKPLTLPSKTTTQPRLGQETRAGPPNTSFFPTAVTQPVSRGSHRTPAVPVPRGRPRITTTGPHTVSVHAEADAALPCSSLGEPKPFLSWTKVSTGAIMAHNSRLQRFEVQSNGTLVIRKAQLQDRGQYLCTAQNLHGVDKMAVTLVVLAQQPRMVQPRHRDVTVYLGDTTGLDCTAQGLPVPHITWVLPDRGVLRAASSSEQRVMLLANGTLRINQVNYPDRGIYKCIGSNAAGADTLSVRLHVAALPPMIQQPRQENFTLPEGHGLHVHCTAKGAPRPGIRWVVFDGTQIRPSQFVNGNLFVFPNGTLYIRSLSAKDSGNYECMASNAVGAARRTIRLNVRKSTSMARITSTSPQRTDVSYGGNLRLDCLASGDPGPRIIWRIPSKKLVDAHYSFDPRIKVFSNGTLSVQAVTERDEGDYLCVARNKMGDDYVLLKVSVMMKPAKIEYKQLANQKVSYGGDLKVDCIASGLPNPEIRWGLPDGTMVNSVMQSDDSGIRTRRYVVFNNGTLYFNEVGMKEEGDYTCYAENQIGKDEMKVHVKVVADSPAIKNKTYSVIKVLYGDSIALKCSAKGEPTPSITWFSPTNRIIPAASDKYQVHNDGTLLIQKAQRFDNGNYTCTARNTAGQDRKVVRVEVLVSAPTINGQSGVLSAVRETAVKDQRKLVDCKAEGTPIPRVMWVLPENVVLPAPYYGSRITVHRNGTLDIRSLRTTDSVQLTCVARNEGGEARLMVQLDVTEIPERLQLRSLKTESLLLTIGTPMAVNCSVEGRPTPEVTWYLPSGAPLLSSTQFSRFFHRPDGTLHISNPSPSDAGVYRCVGRNPTGHVERAVTLELGRKPEINTKYPTLVSIINGENLQLHCLSGGSPLPRLTWTLPNGLLLTRPQRTGRYTVLLNGTLLVQQASVYDRGTYTCKSANDHGASVLTVPVIVIAYPPRITSGPAPVTYARTGVAIQLNCMAIGIPKAEVVWEMPDKMQLIAAHQPRVFGNKYLHPQGSLVIQNPSTRDTGFYKCTAKNVIGVDTKATYVHVF is encoded by the exons ATGGGCTGCCTGGGCACCCAGACTATGGTGCTGATGATGCTGGCGATGATGGTGGATGCCAGACCCTCCTGCCCACACCCCTGCGCCTGCTACCAGCCCACGGAGGTCCACTGCACCTTCCGCTCTCTTCTCACGGTGCCGGCTGGGATCCCCCCACACGTGGAGCGCATGAACCTGGG GTTTAACACCATAAACAGGATCACAGAGAGCTCCCTTGCTGGATTAAGAAAGTTGGAACTGCTGATGATGCATGGAAATGACTTACATAGCATCCCAAATGGAGTCTTTAGAGACCTGATGTCACTGCAG gtgctGAAGATGAGCTACAACAAGCTGAGAGTGATCACTGGACACACTCTCCAGGGGCTCTCAGGCCTGATCCGCCTGCATCTGGACCACAACCGGATCGAGCTGATCCACCCGGACGCCTTCCAGGGGCTGACCGCCCTGCGTCTGGTCCAGCTGGAGGGTAACCACTTGCAGCagctccacccctccaccttCAGCACCTTCTCCCTGCTGCAGCACTTCCGCCTCTCCACCCTCAAACACCTCTACCTGTCCGACAACAGCTTGACCACACTGCCCGGGCAGATGCTGAAGAGCATGCCCCAGCTGGAGAACCTGTTCCTGTATGGGAACCCCTGGACCTGTGACTGCAGGATGAAGTGGTTCTTGGACTGGAGTACGCAGGCTTCAG GTGTACTGAAATGTAAGAAAGATAAGGCTTACGAGAGTGGTCAGCTGTGCCCGATGTGCTCCTCACCCAGGTCCCTGAGGAGTAAGGACATTTTAGACCTGCAGGACCTCACCTGTAGTGGCCCTGTTATCAGTTCCCAGAAGGAGACTGCACCTGAGGACAGTGAAAGTGAGGTCCTGCCTCTAGAGGAGTTCAAAGAGCCCTTCGGGAATGTGACACTGAGCCTGATGGATGAGCACGGGAATGCCGTGGACCTGGAATGCAGCATCAGAGAGCCCAGGGAGTCCACCAAGATCAGCTGGGAACACCTCAACCTCCAGCAGATAGCAGCCAACATCAGCCTCTTCCTGGACCTGGAGTGCCCTATAGACCGAGCCAATTATGAGAAACTGTGGAAGCTCATCGCCTACTACAGCGAGGTTCCTGTTCACTTACAGAGGGAGATCATGCTGAGCAAGGAGCCCAAGCTGAGCTATAGATACAAGCAAGACATTGAGAAGGATGCCTACTATTACACAGGGGTGAAGGCTAACGTGCGGTCTCAGCCAGCCTGGCTCATGCAGACGTCCCTCAACCTGCAGCTCAACCGGCCCCAGTCAACCGGGAAGATGGTCAAGCTGATCCTCAGCACCCACAGTTCCCAGACGGTGGAGACTGAAATAATGAGGAGGCAGAGGAAAAAGTGGGTCATGATTGAATCCAACAACCGGACCCGGACAGGCCAGAGCGTGGTGGTGGGGGGCCTGAGCGAAATGGACTGTATTGTCCAGAGCTCCGACGACGCATCCATCCAGTGGATGCTGCCAGATGGCTCCAAAATGCCTGCGCCGTACAACAGTGCTGACAACCGGGTCTCAGTGTCCAGCGGGGGGAGGCTGGTGATAAAAGCGGTGGACCACTCGGACGCGGGTGTGTACTACTGCATCGCTCGTGTGAGGGATGACGTAGATATGCTCCCTTTCCGGCTCTCGGTTGAGGAGTCATCGGGCCCTCCGCCCGGAGGTGAAGGAGGTGCCCCCCTGGACAAGCGGGCCGGCGAATCCATCTCCCTGCCCTGTTCCTCCACTGGCACCCCAGATGCTGAGGTCAACTGGATCCTGCCAGACGGCAATGTGGTGAACTTCAAGGCAAACTCCACCAGGGCATTTGTGTACTCAAATGGGACGCTGTTTATTCCCCAGAGCCAGGTTACAGATAACGGATATTATAAATGTGTGGCCATGAACCTGCATGGTGTGGACTCCATGGCTTCAAAGGTAACCGTCACACGTCGACAAGGGGGGGCATCCCGGCCCCTTAGGACATTTCCCATGAGACCTCAGTCAGCCTCGGGAGTGTCCACTAAAGTAAAAGTGGAAGATGATGAGGAGTCATCTGGCGACGATGATGTCCAGGAAAAGGCTCCCTCAAGCCGCAAGTGGCTAATCAACCGCAGACGTGGCCAGCAGACTAATACACATGGCCATCCATTCAGGAACTCCTGGAGACGGGTTAATGGGCAGAGGAAGCCAGTAAAGAATGGTTCCCGTGTTGGGGATGGGAGGAACACAGTGGACTCCAGAAGAAGGGTCAGCATGTCCAACAACAAAATAGATCCTCAGAGATGGGCTGATATTTTGGCAAAGGTCCGTGATAAAAATGATCCAAAAACCACAACCCCCAGCTCAGTCCAGGCCAGCATGCCAACACAAACAGAGCCGCCACTGACAGCTGCTGAAAGGAAGTCAGAATCTGAAGAGAATACAGAAGGATCTTCAACTGATGATACAAGCCTGCAGGAGGAAAGATTGTATGCAATCACCACACCACAGATTCCAGTCCAGCATGTTCAGGACCACCTGGCCACCGAGCCCTCTTATACAGGGGAGAAGACTAACAACATTTACCAAATATCTCCACCCAAAACTAACATTGAATCACAGGCTGTGACAACTAGCACTCATACATCACAGTCCACATCTGGCCCACAGGACTCCAGTTATATTGCCGCAGACCGAAAGACAGAGGGGGAGCACACAGAAAGTAGTTTAAGGACCAGTACACCCTACAGTGTGGCTTTCTGGGAAAGCAACCTTGCTGTTACAGCTCCTAATTCCCCAGTCACTACTGATAACAATCAAGAGTCTGAAAGTGGCAGTGATAATGAGCCCAGTACCATAAAAACCTCAGAAGATGACATATATCAAAGGAGAATTGAACAAACTAGTCCATCATCGCCTGTGGACATAGGTGCGGAAGGTAATTATTTCTCCAGAATAACCACAATGTTATCAACTTCAATCTCAgctccaacaacaacagcatcaaCAAAAATAGCATCAACAACAGTAGCATCAAGAACGGAAACTGCACAGGAAACCGAGCTGACTCATGCGGCTGATGATAAACAGAAAAGATTGCAGTCTGGACAGGCTACCACTGCCAGACCAACCACCCAACCCACTGCAGCTGGCAGCAGAGACTCAGGAGTGGGGCTGCAGTCAAGCTCTGCTCCCTCCCGTTCCAGAAACCCATGGCAATCCAGGAGGAGGTCTGGCAGCAAGAGAAGGCCTAATAGGATAAGAAACAGGATAAATAACAGCCACCCATTTGCACGACTGCCGACTGCCAGACCACCGCTACCGTCATCACCCACAACTGAGAGAAAAGCCCTCCCACCGACAGTCATTGCAACAGTGGCTCCATCTACTGAAATACAAACATCAGCAAATGTCAACAGCATTCTGATCGAACCCACCACGACGGATCCTTTAATGGAGCACCAGCCATCATCAGCCAGGACGAGCCAGACGCCAGTCCCTTTGATCCACAGTGACCGGGCTGATACAACCCCCAAAACTGAGACCCAACATAATGTTTTCTCAAAGCAGAAGGAGACCATCACAACAACCATCCagccaccacagacacacatttttaGGAGTACATCATCAACAGTGCAGTCCTCAGAAAGCTCTGTGGATCTAGGACCTCGAAAGGGGACAGGGGAGCATAAAACAGCCACCTcggctccccctcctcctccactggGTCATGAACCTGCCACTCCAGCAGCGGTTCAGGAGGAATTTACAAGCATAAGTCATCCAGCAGTTAAGCATTTTGAAGAGACCGAGAGTGAAAACAGCACAGATGACGCCAGCTCTGTGCCAAGCCCTGGAAGGCCTGCAGATAATTCCCCCGTGCAACAGGGAAGGCTACCGGAAAAAGATCAGTTCAAAATAGATAACAACCATAAATCCACAGATTCTGAACTAATGCCAGCTGAGAGACAGGCTACACCAACGGATCCACAGCACGCTATGTCCTCTACTATCCCAGGAACGCTGGCAAACACCCAAAATCAGGTTACCAAAACTCAAGATTCACAAATTCTCCAGGGTCACACTAAACCAAGCCGACAAAAAGAAATCGAGGGGAAGATGGAACAATTACATCCTCTTCAAATACCGACAACAGAGAAACCACTAACATCAACAAGCTCCTCCCAAGGACCGGTTCTTACTAAAACAACACCTACCACTGCAAAACCTAAACCTGCTATAACCAGGGAGTATGAGGAAAATAAGAATCTTGCCACACCTGGCAAACCAGATTTTGCATCAAGTGAGGAAGAGGTCTTGTCAGCCAGTAAAGATAACATCCCAGATACTACAACAACAAAAGTCACAACAAAAATCACATCTTCAGTGACAACCGGAAAacgaacaacaacaactactacttctactacaacagcagctttGCCCAGACTGAGACCAAATGCATCATTCCCTGAATTCAACAGGGAACAACCTAGGCTACCTCACAGTCCAAGGAATCCTGGAGGAAATTATATTCCTGACCAGCACGGAGGGAGAGCCCCCAGCACTAATCAGAGATACCCATATCACCCCAACAGCCGAAACCCCTTCATCATCAGCAGGCCCAGTTTATTTGGATATCCTGACAGGACAAGACCATCTGCCGTTAACCCAACAGGCTTTTCAATACCTATCAAACCTGGTTCAATTAACAATCTCCAAACAACCACTTCCACGAAACCCCCAGACACAAGACCACCCACAACTTTGCCAGCTGCCCGGACAACAACCTTCAGCACAACCTCCAGCACCACGAAACCACTGACCCTACCGTCAAAGACCACCACTCAGCCTCGCCTTGGTCAGGAGACCAGAGCGGGACCTCCAAACACGTCATTCTTCCCAACAGCAGTCACTCAGCCTGTTTCCAGAGGCTCTCACAGGACCCCAGCAGTGCCAGTTCCAAGGGGCAGGCCTAGGATCACCACCACAGGCCCCCACACCGTGTCCGTGCATGCAGAGGCGGACGCTGCCCTGCCCTGCAGCTCGCTGGGGGAGCCCAAGCCATTCCTGTCCTGGACTAAAGTTTCTACGG GAGCCATCATGGCGCATAACAGCCGGCTCCAGAGGTTTGAGGTGCAGTCTAACGGGACCCTGGTGATCCGGAAGGCCCAGCTGCAGGACCGGGGGCAGTACCTGTGTACGGCACAGAACCTCCACGGCGTGGACAAGATGGCGGTGACGCTGGTGGTCCTGGCGCAGCAGCCCAGGATGGTGCAGCCTCGGCACCGCGACGTCACCGTGTACCTGGGCGACACCACCGGCCTGGACTGCACGGCTCAGGGCCTCCCCGTGCCCCACATCACCTGGGTGCTCCCCGACAGGGGGGTCCTCCGAGCCGCCAGCAGCTCCGAGCAGCGCGTCATGCTCCTGGCCAATGGGACGCTCCGGATTAATCAGGTCAACTACCCGGACCGCGGGATTTACAAATGCATCGGCAGCAACGCGGCGGGGGCCGACACGCTCTCCGTGCGCCTGCACGTGGCCGCCCTGCCCCCCATGATCCAGCAGCCGCGACAGGAGAACTTCACCCTCCCCGAGGGCCACGGCTTGCACGTGCACTGCACCGCCAAGGGCGCCCCGCGGCCCGGCATCCGCTGGGTGGTGTTCGACGGGACGCAGATCCGCCCCTCGCAGTTTGTCAACGGCAACCTCTTCGTCTTCCCCAACGGCACGCTGTACATCCGCAGCCTCTCGGCCAAGGACAGCGGGAACTACGAGTGCATGGCCAGCAACGCTGTGGGTGCCGCCCGCCGGACCATCAGACTCAACGTGCGCAAGAGCACCTCCATGGCCCGCATCACCTCCACCTCGCCGCAGCGCACGGACGTCTCCTACGGGGGGAACCTGCGCCTCGACTGCCTGGCTTCCGGAGACCCCGGGCCCCGAATCATCTGGAGGATTCCCTCAAAGAAGCTGGTGGATGCCCACTACAG ttttgaTCCCAGAATCAAAGTGTTCAGCAACGGCACTCTGTCAGTCCAGGCAGTAACGGAGAGGGATGAGGGCGATTACCTGTGCGTAGCCAGGAACAAAATGGGGGATGATTACGTGCTCCTGAAGGTCAGCGTCATGATGAAGCCAGCCAAGATCGAGTACAAGcagctggccaatcagaaggTATCGTACGGGGGAGATCTAAAGGTGGACTGCATCGCCTCTGGCCTTCCCAACCCTGAGATCAGGTGGGGACTGCCAGACGGCACCATGGTTAACAGCGTCATGCAGTCAGACGACAGCGGGATACGCACCCGGAGGTACGTGGTCTTCAACAACGGGACCCTTTACTTCAATGAAGTGGGAATGAAAGAGGAGGGAGACTACACCTGTTACGCAGAGAACCAGATCGGCAAGGACGAGATGAAGGTCCACGTCAAGGTGGTGGCCGATTCCCCGGCCATCAAGAACAAGACGTACAGCGTCATCAAAGTGCTGTACGGCGATTCCATCGCCTTGAAGTGCAGCGCCAAGGGAGAGCCGACACCGTCTATCACCTGGTTCTCTCCCACCAACCGAATCATCCCGGCAGCATCGGACAAGTACCAGGTGCACAACGACGGGACGCTCCTCATCCAGAAGGCCCAGAGGTTCGACAACGGGAACTACACCTGTACGGCCCGGAACACGGCCGGGCAGGACCGGAAGGTGGTCAGGGTGGAGGTGCTGGTTTCTGCGCCCACGATCAACGGGCAGAGCGGCGTGTTGAGCGCCGTCCGGGAGACCGCCGTGAAGGACCAGCGCAAGCTGGTGGACTGCAAGGCCGAGGGGACGCCTATCCCCAGAGTGATGTGGGTCCTGCCTGAAAACGTGGTGCTCCCCGCGCCGTACTACGGCAGCCGGATAACGGTCCACCGCAACGGCACCCTAGACATCCGGTCCCTGAGGACGACCGACTCCGTCCAGCTGACATGCGTCGCCCGTAACGAGGGCGGGGAAGCCCGGCTGATGGTCCAGCTGGACGTGACGGAGATCCCAGAGCGGCTTCAGCTCAGGAGCCTGAAAACAGAGAGCCTCTTGCTCACTATCGGCACCCCTATGGCAGTGAACTGCTCGGTGGAGGGCAGACCGACTCCCGAGGTAACGTGGTACCTCCCCAGTGGGGCCCCTCTCCTCAGCAGCACCCAGTTTTCCAGATTCTTCCACAGGCCAGATGGCACGCTGCACATCAGCAACCCCTCTCCGTCCGACGCCGGGGTTTACCGATGTGTGGGTCGGAATCCAACCGGACACGTCGAGCGCGCCGTCACCCTGGAGCTGGGGAGAAAACCGGAAATCAACACCAAGTACCCCACGTTAGTGAGCATCATCAACGGGGAGAACCTGCAGCTACACTGCCTGTCCGGCGGGAGCCCTCTGCCCCGGCTGACCTGGACCCTCCCGAACGGGCTGCTCCTGACCCGGCCCCAGAGGACGGGCCggtacactgtcctgctgaACGGCACGCTCCTGGTCCAGCAGGCCTCGGTCTACGACAGGGGCACGTACACCTGCAAGTCCGCCAACGACCACGGGGCTTCGGTGCTGACGGTGCCCGTGATCGTGATCGCGTACCCGCCGCGCATCACCAGCGGCCCCGCCCCGGTGACCTACGCCCGGACGGGCGTGGCCATCCAGCTGAACTGCATGGCTATCGGCATCCCCAAGGCCGAGGTGGTGTGGGAGATGCCCGATAAAATGCAGCTGATAGCGGCCCATCAGCCCCGGGTCTTTGGAAACAAGTACTTGCACCCGCAAGGGTCCCTGGTCATACAGAACCCGTCCACCAGAGACACGGGCTTTTACAAGTGCACCGCCAAAAATGTCATTGGGGTGGACACTAAGGCCACGTACGTACACGTCTTTTGA